A part of Oryctolagus cuniculus chromosome 4, mOryCun1.1, whole genome shotgun sequence genomic DNA contains:
- the LOC108177929 gene encoding keratin-associated protein 21-2-like, producing the protein MCCNYYGNCCGGRGYRHGCGYGSGYGYGCGFSSGCGSKNGSGSGSGCRYSSGCGYGCRYSSGCGYGCRYSSGCGYNTGCGFRTGHGYGCGYSSCCGCGCGSSGHGYRPSCYRRCCTSCC; encoded by the coding sequence ATGTGTTGCAACTACTATGGAAACTGCTGTGGAGGCCGTGGCTATCGCCATGGCTGTGGATATGGCTCTGGCTATGGTTATGGCTGTGGATTCAGCTCTGGTTGTGGCTCCAAGaatggctctggctctggctctggctgcagatacagctctggctgtggctatggctgtcgatacagctctggctgtggctatggctgtcgatacagctctggctgtggatACAACACCGGCTGTGGATTTAGGACTGGACATGGATATGGTTGTGGATacagctcctgctgtggctgtggctgtggctccagTGGCCATGGCTACAGACCATCTTGCTACAGGAGATGCTGTACCTCTTGCTGCTAA